In Candidatus Vesicomyosocius okutanii, one DNA window encodes the following:
- the rimM gene encoding ribosome maturation factor RimM (Essential for efficient processing of 16S rRNA), with protein MSNSEFLISNNKKLLIGRINGFFGINGWVKVLSHTHPRVNILSYQPWYINVDSHWQTLNISQGRVQAKTIVAQIKDIFDKEQARVYIDINLYIKKSQLLRLKEGEYYWNDLIGLEVVNKAQFVLGKVFNLVDTGSNNVLVVRGGKEHWVPYISPFLIQVDINNQIILVDWDENF; from the coding sequence CTGAGTAATTCAGAGTTTTTAATATCTAATAATAAAAAGCTATTAATCGGGAGGATTAATGGATTTTTTGGTATTAATGGTTGGGTTAAAGTTTTATCCCATACCCATCCAAGGGTGAATATTTTATCCTATCAACCATGGTATATCAATGTTGATAGTCATTGGCAAACTTTAAATATTTCACAAGGTCGTGTGCAAGCTAAAACTATTGTAGCACAAATCAAAGATATTTTTGATAAAGAACAAGCTAGAGTCTATATAGATATTAATTTGTATATTAAGAAATCACAATTATTAAGACTCAAAGAAGGTGAATACTACTGGAATGATTTAATTGGTTTAGAAGTAGTTAATAAAGCACAATTTGTGCTTGGTAAAGTGTTTAATTTAGTTGATACTGGTTCGAATAACGTACTTGTAGTTAGGGGTGGAAAAGAGCACTGGGTGCCTTATATTTCTCCATTTTTAATACAAGTAGATATAAACAATCAAATTATTTTAGTTGATTGGGATGAGAATTTTTAA
- the rpmB gene encoding 50S ribosomal protein L28 → MAKVCMVTGKRPISGNNVSHANNKTRRRFYPNLHKHRFWVESENRFVKLKLSAKGFRIIDKKGINIVLTEIRARGKFKESSL, encoded by the coding sequence ATGGCAAAGGTATGTATGGTTACGGGTAAGCGACCAATTAGTGGTAATAATGTATCTCATGCGAATAATAAAACGCGTCGTCGTTTTTATCCAAATCTTCACAAACATCGTTTCTGGGTAGAAAGTGAGAATCGTTTTGTTAAGTTGAAGTTATCAGCTAAAGGATTTCGTATTATTGATAAAAAAGGTATCAACATTGTATTAACTGAAATTCGTGCACGCGGAAAGTTTAAGGAGTCAAGTTTATGA
- a CDS encoding bifunctional aconitate hydratase 2/2-methylisocitrate dehydratase yields the protein MKSVYLEHVNKRQQNNLPPIALNKQQTESVIRHLIKDNHSSFYLDLLTHQIPPGVDEASYIKANFLSSISKGDQSCHSISQTHATFLLGTMMGGYNIKPLIELLDIDATKENAQIALANTLLIYEAYQAIMDKSKNNIYARNVVQSWADAQWFNKKTPLSDKIKLTVFRVEGEVNTDDLSPATQAWSRPDIPLHAQSMLIKKMNNPLKTIKKLKQKGLPLVFVGDIVGTGSSRKSAINSVLWHIGQNINYIPNKRSGGIILGGKIAPIFFNTAQDSGALPIECDVGKMRMGDKITIYPFKGKITNSKGEIISTFIISPTTLPDEVRAGGRIPLIIGRGLTDKTRQDLGLPISTTFLRPQAGTEEQSISQSHTGYTLAQKIVGKACGVNGIYPGTYCEPHMSSVGSQDTTGAMTRDELKELACLEFSADLVIQSFCHTAAYPKPIDLELQHSLPNFMHSRGGVSLKPGDGIIHSWLNRMLLPDTVGTGGDSHTRFPIGISFPAGSGLVAFSASIGMLPLNMPESILVRFTGTMQSGITLRDIVNAIPYTAIQRNLLTIDKSNKKNIFSGRILEIEGLNDLKVEQAFELADASAERSANGCTIKLNKEPVIEYLRSNIALLSSMINKGYENKKTLARRIQAIQKWLEEPELLIADSDCKYASIIEINLNEIKEPILACPNDPDDVKLLSELANTKIDEVFIGSCMTNISHFRMAAQMLKDELNIATELWIAPPTRMDKAQLKAEGVYDIFNKLTKHVEIPGCSLCMGNQARVKNNSTVVSTSTRNFPNRLGNNTDVYLSSAEVATITAKLGHIPTNIEYQQAIKSIKPIEEQIYQNLNFDQLEEYKDEINNLSLKNILNA from the coding sequence ATGAAATCTGTATACCTTGAACATGTTAATAAACGCCAACAAAATAATTTACCGCCAATTGCCTTAAATAAACAACAAACTGAATCAGTAATTAGGCATTTAATCAAAGATAATCATTCATCCTTTTATCTTGATTTACTCACCCATCAGATACCACCCGGTGTTGATGAAGCTTCTTATATAAAGGCCAATTTTTTAAGTAGTATTTCCAAGGGAGATCAATCTTGTCATAGTATTTCTCAGACACATGCTACTTTTCTGTTAGGTACTATGATGGGTGGTTATAACATTAAGCCTTTAATTGAACTATTAGATATTGATGCTACAAAAGAAAATGCACAAATAGCACTAGCAAATACCTTATTAATTTATGAAGCATATCAAGCTATTATGGATAAATCTAAAAATAATATTTACGCTAGAAACGTTGTACAAAGTTGGGCAGATGCGCAATGGTTTAACAAAAAAACACCCTTATCTGACAAAATTAAATTAACAGTTTTTCGTGTTGAAGGTGAAGTTAATACAGATGATTTATCACCTGCAACTCAAGCTTGGTCACGCCCAGACATTCCTTTACATGCACAGTCTATGTTAATCAAAAAAATGAATAACCCACTTAAGACGATTAAAAAACTCAAACAAAAAGGCCTACCATTAGTCTTTGTGGGTGATATTGTTGGCACAGGATCTTCACGAAAATCTGCTATTAACTCAGTACTTTGGCACATTGGTCAAAATATTAATTACATACCTAATAAACGAAGTGGTGGTATTATACTGGGTGGTAAAATTGCACCAATATTTTTTAACACCGCGCAAGATTCTGGAGCCTTACCAATTGAGTGCGACGTTGGCAAAATGCGAATGGGTGATAAAATAACAATTTATCCATTTAAAGGAAAAATTACTAATAGCAAAGGTGAGATCATTTCAACTTTTATCATCTCACCAACTACACTGCCTGATGAAGTACGCGCAGGTGGTCGAATTCCACTTATTATTGGCAGGGGTTTAACTGATAAGACTCGACAAGACCTTGGCCTGCCTATCTCAACTACTTTTTTACGACCACAAGCAGGTACAGAAGAGCAAAGTATTAGTCAAAGTCATACTGGTTACACACTGGCACAAAAAATTGTTGGTAAAGCTTGTGGGGTAAATGGCATTTATCCAGGCACTTATTGCGAACCACACATGTCTAGCGTAGGTTCACAAGACACTACAGGAGCAATGACACGTGATGAACTAAAAGAATTAGCTTGCCTTGAATTTTCAGCAGATTTAGTCATACAAAGTTTTTGTCATACAGCTGCTTATCCTAAACCTATTGATTTAGAATTGCAACACTCATTACCTAATTTTATGCACTCACGTGGCGGTGTATCACTAAAACCAGGTGATGGAATTATCCATTCATGGCTTAATCGCATGTTATTACCTGATACAGTAGGAACAGGTGGTGACTCTCATACACGCTTTCCTATTGGTATTAGTTTTCCAGCTGGATCTGGACTAGTTGCCTTTAGTGCTTCAATTGGTATGTTACCACTTAATATGCCTGAATCTATCTTGGTACGTTTTACCGGTACAATGCAATCAGGTATTACCTTAAGAGACATAGTCAATGCAATCCCATACACAGCTATACAAAGAAATCTACTAACCATTGATAAATCTAACAAAAAAAATATTTTCTCAGGTCGTATTTTAGAAATTGAAGGGCTAAACGATTTAAAAGTAGAACAAGCATTCGAGCTAGCCGATGCCTCAGCTGAGCGTTCTGCTAATGGTTGTACTATTAAATTAAATAAAGAACCTGTTATAGAATACTTAAGATCTAATATTGCTTTATTATCTTCAATGATCAATAAAGGCTATGAAAATAAAAAAACCCTCGCTAGACGTATTCAAGCAATACAAAAATGGCTGGAAGAACCCGAACTGCTAATAGCAGATTCAGATTGTAAATATGCTTCCATTATTGAGATCAATCTTAATGAAATAAAAGAACCAATCTTGGCATGTCCAAATGATCCAGATGATGTCAAACTACTCTCAGAACTAGCTAATACCAAAATTGATGAAGTCTTTATTGGTTCTTGTATGACTAATATTAGTCATTTTAGAATGGCTGCGCAAATGTTAAAAGATGAATTAAATATAGCAACTGAATTATGGATCGCACCACCCACTCGAATGGATAAAGCGCAACTTAAAGCAGAAGGTGTATATGATATATTTAATAAACTAACTAAACACGTCGAAATTCCCGGCTGTTCTTTATGTATGGGTAACCAAGCACGAGTTAAAAACAATTCCACAGTTGTATCTACCTCAACACGTAACTTCCCTAACCGTTTAGGAAATAATACAGATGTTTACTTATCTTCTGCTGAAGTAGCAACAATTACTGCAAAACTAGGACATATCCCAACAAACATAGAATATCAACAAGCAATAAAGAGCATTAAGCCAATAGAAGAACAAATTTATCAAAATCTAAATTTTGACCAATTAGAAGAATATAAAGACGAGATAAATAACCTATCACTAAAAAACATCTTAAATGCATAA
- a CDS encoding carbonic anhydrase, translating to MQAKKRLIDGNQRFIDGTTTLHHQLPPHKHIKNIQDQKPFAIILGCSDSRVPIETIFDQNFGDLFIIRIAGNIVAPSQMGSVEFAISKFKTVLIVVLGHSNCGAINATIDECINKTHLSSSLHSITDRIKPSILPLINLDLPNHELMNKAVKVNIINSVKQLQSQSTIIKESMKNNKLKIIGANYSLASGMVQFLT from the coding sequence ATGCAAGCAAAAAAAAGACTGATTGATGGTAATCAACGTTTTATTGATGGCACTACTACCTTGCATCATCAATTACCTCCACATAAACATATAAAAAATATACAAGATCAAAAACCTTTCGCAATTATATTAGGCTGTTCTGATTCACGAGTACCTATTGAGACCATCTTTGACCAAAATTTTGGAGATTTATTTATTATTCGTATTGCAGGTAACATAGTAGCACCATCACAAATGGGTAGTGTTGAATTTGCAATATCAAAATTCAAAACAGTCTTAATTGTTGTACTAGGACATTCTAACTGTGGCGCTATTAACGCCACCATTGATGAATGTATCAATAAAACACATTTATCAAGCAGTCTTCACTCTATTACTGATAGAATAAAACCATCAATCCTACCTTTAATTAACTTAGATTTACCCAATCATGAATTAATGAACAAAGCTGTTAAAGTTAATATTATTAATTCTGTCAAACAATTACAAAGCCAATCAACAATAATTAAAGAATCTATGAAAAATAATAAACTAAAGATTATAGGTGCCAACTATTCTTTAGCATCAGGAATGGTTCAGTTCCTGACTTAA
- the rpmG gene encoding 50S ribosomal protein L33, whose amino-acid sequence MRETIKLVSSAKTGHFYTATKNKRLHPEKVEVKKFDPVVRKHVMYKEVKIK is encoded by the coding sequence ATGAGAGAGACAATTAAGTTAGTGTCATCAGCTAAAACAGGTCATTTTTATACAGCCACTAAAAATAAACGTCTCCATCCGGAGAAGGTAGAAGTTAAAAAATTTGATCCAGTTGTTAGAAAACACGTGATGTATAAGGAAGTTAAGATTAAGTAA
- a CDS encoding exodeoxyribonuclease III yields MRIITTNVNGIRAAERKGFLNWIKNQNADVVCLQEIKATEEQLDERFYPEEYHCYYQPAQKKGYSGTTIFTKQTPIQVIKESPWKDINFEGRFIQVNFKNFSVISIYIHSGSAKQARQNLKMEFLTERFMPYLQELKISGRKVIICGDMNIVHQERDIKNWKANQKNSGCLPEERAWLDKLFFKVGFIDGFREVNQEDQQYTWWSNRGQAWANNIGWRIDYQILTPNLKGKVKNANIYKNKRFSDHAPIIMDYQL; encoded by the coding sequence ATAAGAATTATAACGACTAATGTCAATGGAATTCGTGCTGCTGAAAGAAAAGGTTTTTTAAATTGGATAAAAAATCAAAATGCAGACGTAGTTTGTCTGCAAGAAATCAAGGCAACAGAAGAACAATTAGATGAGCGATTTTATCCAGAAGAATACCATTGCTATTATCAACCAGCCCAAAAAAAGGGCTATTCTGGCACGACAATTTTTACCAAACAAACACCTATTCAAGTAATTAAAGAAAGTCCATGGAAAGATATTAATTTTGAAGGACGATTTATTCAAGTTAACTTCAAAAATTTTTCAGTTATTTCAATTTATATACATTCAGGTAGTGCCAAACAAGCACGCCAAAATTTAAAAATGGAATTTTTAACTGAACGATTTATGCCTTACTTACAAGAGCTTAAGATAAGCGGACGTAAGGTAATTATTTGTGGTGATATGAATATAGTACACCAAGAAAGAGATATCAAGAATTGGAAAGCCAATCAAAAAAATTCAGGCTGCTTACCAGAAGAACGCGCTTGGTTAGATAAGTTATTTTTTAAAGTTGGCTTTATTGATGGATTTCGTGAGGTCAATCAAGAGGATCAGCAATACACTTGGTGGAGTAATCGAGGACAAGCATGGGCGAATAATATCGGCTGGCGTATTGATTATCAAATCCTCACTCCAAATCTCAAAGGCAAAGTTAAAAATGCTAATATTTATAAAAATAAGCGTTTTTCAGACCATGCGCCAATTATTATGGATTATCAACTATGA
- a CDS encoding FxsA family protein encodes MIFPIFVVMTLLEIYILASVGAAIGGFLTVLLVIITAFIGFFLLKQQGYSTIAKAQNTISNNQTSTFVRLEGVVIVVSGVLLLTPGFITDMIGLLGLLPFSRSYFINRILEKNAKKIFNNNHSGSIIKTQNNQPQQSNEKNTIEGEFWED; translated from the coding sequence ATGATTTTTCCAATATTTGTAGTCATGACTCTACTTGAAATTTATATACTCGCCTCAGTAGGTGCTGCTATTGGTGGTTTTTTAACAGTTTTATTAGTTATCATCACAGCATTTATTGGTTTCTTTTTATTAAAACAACAAGGTTATTCAACAATAGCTAAAGCGCAAAATACAATCTCAAATAACCAAACATCTACCTTTGTAAGGCTTGAAGGTGTAGTAATTGTGGTATCTGGAGTATTGTTATTAACTCCTGGGTTTATTACTGATATGATTGGTCTATTAGGTTTATTACCCTTTTCTAGATCTTATTTTATTAACCGAATTTTAGAAAAAAATGCAAAAAAAATATTTAACAATAATCACTCTGGTTCTATTATTAAAACCCAAAACAATCAACCTCAACAAAGTAATGAAAAAAACACTATTGAAGGTGAGTTTTGGGAGGATTAA
- the purB gene encoding adenylosuccinate lyase: MKLTELTAISPIDGRYFEKTEILSSIFSEFGLIKYRVLIEVKWLQDMADNIGIKEVSSFSQEATKFLDDIVTNFSLIDAQEVKMIEHTINHDVKAVEYFLKDKIKGNSELEAVSEFFHFACTSEDINNLSYALMLLEGRNIMLTKMRELLSFIAKLAENNVSVPMLSRTHGQTASPSTVGKEMANFAYRLKRQIEQLESVKIMGKFNGSVGNFNAHICAYPDLDWQYISQNFIESFGVNYAMYTTQIEPHDYIAEYFHSINRFNTVLIDFCRDIWGYVSLGYFKQKTITGEVGSSTMPHKVNPIDFENGEGNLGIANAINMYLADKLAISRWQRDLSDSTILRNLGVSCAHCLVAYASIVKGIGKLQSNKAKLTQDLDNSWEVLAEPIQTVMRRYGIENPYEKLKDLTRGKTINAQVLVEFVKDLDIPDEAKITLFKLTPMTYTGDAQKLAKAIKQLI; encoded by the coding sequence ATGAAACTAACTGAACTAACAGCAATATCTCCTATTGATGGGCGTTATTTTGAAAAAACTGAAATATTAAGCTCTATTTTTAGTGAGTTTGGCTTAATTAAATATCGTGTTTTAATTGAGGTGAAGTGGCTACAAGATATGGCAGATAATATCGGTATAAAAGAAGTATCATCTTTTAGTCAAGAAGCAACTAAGTTTTTAGATGATATTGTTACTAATTTTTCATTGATTGATGCTCAAGAGGTTAAGATGATTGAACATACAATTAACCATGATGTTAAAGCGGTTGAATATTTCTTAAAAGATAAGATCAAAGGAAATAGCGAGCTTGAAGCAGTTAGTGAATTTTTTCATTTTGCTTGTACATCTGAGGATATTAACAATCTGTCATATGCACTTATGTTGTTAGAAGGACGTAATATCATGCTAACTAAGATGCGTGAATTATTATCATTTATTGCTAAATTGGCAGAAAATAATGTCTCAGTTCCGATGTTGTCTCGCACGCATGGACAGACAGCTTCTCCGAGTACTGTGGGTAAGGAGATGGCTAACTTTGCTTATCGTTTAAAAAGACAAATAGAGCAGTTAGAAAGTGTGAAAATTATGGGTAAATTTAATGGTTCTGTTGGTAATTTTAATGCACATATTTGTGCTTATCCAGATTTAGATTGGCAGTATATTTCTCAGAATTTTATTGAAAGTTTTGGCGTTAATTATGCTATGTATACTACGCAAATTGAACCACATGATTATATTGCAGAGTATTTCCATTCGATTAATCGTTTTAATACAGTTTTGATTGACTTTTGTCGTGATATTTGGGGTTATGTTTCTCTTGGTTATTTCAAGCAAAAAACTATTACTGGAGAAGTAGGTTCATCTACCATGCCACATAAAGTCAATCCGATTGATTTTGAGAATGGTGAAGGTAATTTGGGTATTGCAAATGCGATTAATATGTATTTAGCAGATAAGTTGGCGATTTCACGTTGGCAGAGAGACCTATCCGATTCAACTATACTTAGGAATCTAGGTGTGAGTTGTGCACATTGCTTGGTAGCGTATGCATCTATTGTTAAGGGTATTGGTAAGTTACAGAGTAATAAGGCTAAATTAACCCAAGATTTAGATAATTCGTGGGAGGTGTTAGCTGAGCCAATACAAACGGTTATGCGTCGTTATGGCATTGAAAATCCCTATGAGAAACTTAAAGATCTGACTCGTGGTAAAACGATTAATGCACAAGTGTTGGTAGAATTTGTCAAAGATCTTGATATACCAGATGAAGCTAAGATAACCTTGTTTAAGTTAACACCTATGACTTATACAGGTGATGCACAAAAACTAGCAAAAGCAATCAAACAACTGATATAA
- the rpsP gene encoding 30S ribosomal protein S16, with translation MVKIRLARGGAKKKPFYSIVATDSRRRRDSAYIERLGYFNPVTHGQEVRLIIEEARLAYWTSKGAQISDRVKQLVKEFKDPLIRERDIAVKSAKNL, from the coding sequence ATGGTTAAAATTAGACTAGCTCGGGGCGGAGCCAAGAAAAAACCTTTTTATTCAATTGTTGCAACAGACTCTAGAAGACGTAGAGATAGTGCTTACATTGAGCGACTTGGATATTTTAATCCAGTTACCCATGGACAAGAAGTTAGGCTTATTATCGAAGAAGCTAGGTTAGCATATTGGACATCAAAAGGTGCTCAAATTTCTGATCGTGTTAAGCAGCTTGTTAAAGAGTTTAAAGATCCTTTAATTCGTGAAAGAGATATTGCTGTTAAATCAGCAAAAAATCTTTGA
- the trmB gene encoding tRNA (guanosine(46)-N7)-methyltransferase TrmB has translation MINQIRKIKSFVRRPGRLTLGQKMGLTKFWEDHGIDLPKGKINLNTLFVKQQKIVLEVGFGNGDSLLKMAINTPDRNFLGIEVYEAGVGQLINKAHKYQLNNLKIIKEDAVKVLTNHIEDSSFNLFQMFFPDPWHKKRHFKRRLVQTDFLNLLSHKMIKSGKIHIVTDSKHYAIHMMTVLERHPNFKNTQNAPIYSPRPEHQPITKFEQRSHRLGHDVWNLIFTNEK, from the coding sequence TTGATAAATCAGATAAGAAAAATTAAAAGTTTTGTACGTCGTCCTGGAAGATTAACTCTAGGTCAAAAAATGGGTCTGACTAAGTTTTGGGAAGATCATGGAATAGATTTACCAAAAGGCAAAATTAATTTAAATACTTTATTTGTTAAACAACAAAAAATTGTTTTAGAAGTTGGTTTTGGCAATGGTGATAGTTTACTGAAAATGGCAATTAATACACCTGATAGAAATTTTTTGGGTATTGAAGTGTATGAAGCAGGCGTTGGTCAGTTAATTAATAAGGCACACAAATACCAATTAAATAATCTTAAAATAATTAAAGAAGATGCTGTTAAAGTATTAACAAATCATATAGAAGATAGTAGTTTTAATCTTTTTCAAATGTTTTTCCCTGATCCATGGCATAAGAAAAGGCATTTTAAACGTCGATTAGTACAAACTGATTTTTTAAATTTGTTATCACATAAAATGATAAAAAGTGGAAAAATTCATATAGTAACTGACTCGAAACATTATGCTATTCATATGATGACAGTCTTAGAAAGACACCCTAACTTTAAAAACACACAGAATGCTCCTATCTATTCACCAAGACCTGAACATCAACCTATTACCAAGTTTGAACAACGAAGTCATAGACTTGGACATGATGTTTGGAATTTGATCTTTACAAACGAGAAATAA
- a CDS encoding SLC13 family permease, whose product MFNKKNISAIIFAIFAVWLSTIAPTTSISWMLGVLVLTIYLFAFEVVEVDEAAITIMIILGLSSLPWIYTLMGLKEGLVDNQRLFDGFSSNAVMSIIAVMIIGAGLDKTGLMGKVATFILKIGGTSEPRVIPIISSTVGFISSFMQNVGAAALFIPVVSRISSRSGIPMSRLLMPMGFTAILGGTITMVGSSPLILLNDLILTTNQGLEVGQEMNTWGLFSVTPIGIALVITGIIYFVIAGKFVLPVTKKEQLESVSAIEHFHKVYNIDYDLFEVNVPTDSNLIGMMLDDIETTAKIRIIAIQTIEGETFIGHHSVERSTAIKPQMTLGVLTKKEHLDTFIQEFHLKLSDTIEKFSNLLSTQECGTAEIVIPPNSSLINQSARDVWLRKTYGIAMVALHRGGETMQEGEGIRNIPFQSGDTLIVHTRWIDLDRLQSNTDFIVITSEYPRQEEYRPEKIKWASIFFVIALFLVLFTDIKLSIALMTGALGMILSGVIKIEEAYRVVSWKTVFLLASLIPLGMAVSKTGTALWIAQETVKVVGDMAPWVILTSIVILATFFTLVMSNVGATILLVPIAVNIAIQVGENPAVYALAVAIATSNSFLIPTHQVNALIMGPGGYKVADFIKAGGLMTVLFIIVMMSMMSIIF is encoded by the coding sequence ATGTTCAATAAAAAAAATATTTCAGCTATTATTTTTGCTATTTTTGCCGTATGGCTCTCAACAATTGCACCAACTACTTCTATTTCTTGGATGTTGGGCGTTCTCGTATTAACAATTTACTTATTTGCTTTTGAAGTGGTAGAGGTTGATGAAGCCGCCATTACCATTATGATTATTTTAGGGCTAAGCTCTTTACCATGGATTTATACTTTAATGGGGCTAAAAGAAGGATTGGTTGACAATCAAAGACTATTTGATGGATTCTCTTCTAATGCAGTTATGTCAATTATTGCAGTAATGATTATTGGCGCAGGTTTGGATAAAACAGGATTAATGGGGAAGGTTGCTACTTTTATTCTTAAAATAGGTGGCACCTCTGAACCAAGAGTAATTCCAATTATATCTTCTACTGTTGGATTTATCTCATCTTTTATGCAGAATGTTGGTGCAGCTGCATTATTTATCCCTGTTGTAAGTCGTATTTCATCACGTTCAGGTATCCCAATGTCACGATTATTAATGCCAATGGGATTTACAGCAATTTTAGGCGGCACAATAACCATGGTAGGTTCTAGTCCTTTAATTTTGCTTAATGACCTAATTTTAACCACTAACCAAGGACTAGAAGTTGGACAGGAAATGAATACGTGGGGTTTATTCTCTGTCACACCAATAGGTATTGCACTAGTAATAACAGGTATTATATATTTCGTTATTGCTGGAAAATTTGTCTTACCTGTAACAAAAAAAGAACAGTTAGAATCTGTATCTGCCATTGAACACTTTCATAAAGTTTACAATATAGATTATGATTTATTTGAGGTTAATGTTCCTACAGATTCCAACTTAATAGGCATGATGCTTGATGATATTGAAACAACTGCTAAAATTAGAATCATCGCAATTCAAACCATTGAAGGAGAAACATTTATTGGACATCATTCTGTTGAAAGAAGTACTGCAATTAAACCCCAAATGACCTTAGGTGTTTTAACTAAAAAAGAGCATTTAGATACTTTTATTCAAGAGTTTCATCTTAAACTATCAGACACAATTGAAAAATTCTCCAATTTACTATCCACACAAGAATGTGGCACAGCAGAAATTGTTATCCCCCCTAATTCTTCGCTCATTAATCAAAGTGCTAGAGACGTATGGTTACGAAAAACTTATGGGATCGCCATGGTAGCCCTACATCGTGGTGGCGAAACCATGCAAGAAGGTGAAGGTATTCGTAATATACCATTTCAATCTGGTGATACGTTAATTGTCCATACACGTTGGATTGACCTTGATAGACTACAATCCAATACTGATTTTATTGTTATTACTTCTGAGTATCCAAGACAAGAAGAATACCGACCTGAGAAAATCAAATGGGCAAGTATTTTCTTTGTTATTGCACTTTTCTTAGTCTTATTTACAGATATTAAACTTTCTATAGCGCTTATGACTGGTGCTTTAGGTATGATTTTATCTGGTGTTATTAAAATAGAAGAAGCTTATCGCGTCGTTTCCTGGAAAACAGTATTTTTATTAGCCAGTCTTATTCCACTAGGTATGGCCGTGTCAAAAACTGGTACTGCCTTATGGATTGCACAAGAAACAGTTAAAGTAGTTGGAGATATGGCACCTTGGGTCATATTAACCTCAATTGTAATATTGGCAACTTTCTTTACATTAGTCATGTCTAATGTAGGTGCAACCATTCTTTTAGTACCTATTGCCGTTAATATTGCTATTCAAGTAGGCGAAAATCCTGCAGTTTATGCACTAGCAGTTGCTATTGCAACTTCAAACTCATTTTTAATTCCTACACATCAAGTGAATGCTCTAATTATGGGTCCTGGTGGTTATAAAGTAGCAGATTTTATCAAAGCAGGTGGTCTTATGACAGTACTATTTATCATTGTGATGATGTCAATGATGAGTATCATCTTTTAG